From a single Gemmatimonadota bacterium genomic region:
- a CDS encoding LytTR family DNA-binding domain-containing protein — translation MDEMARRGLLVTRWTGYLVGWVAVGLLVFGSVTLEPSAHPSPGDLGVRLAVRLSPWWFLLTAIVVSALVHRGRRAGSAGQVSVEPNTPAPTHLAAPRGSGVRLVPRDRIRVLAADGDYVRVVHDSGEELVRRRLRDLEDELDPAQFQRVHRSTIVRIEAIVAVLRPGSREPAVELDDGTVWRVSSSYRDALAARLGTPV, via the coding sequence ATGGACGAGATGGCGCGACGTGGGCTGCTGGTGACCCGTTGGACGGGGTACCTGGTCGGGTGGGTCGCGGTGGGGCTCCTTGTGTTCGGTTCGGTCACCCTCGAGCCCTCGGCCCACCCTTCTCCGGGGGACCTGGGAGTCCGACTGGCCGTGCGGTTGTCTCCCTGGTGGTTCTTGCTCACGGCCATTGTCGTGAGCGCGCTCGTGCACCGAGGCCGGCGTGCGGGTTCCGCAGGACAGGTGTCGGTGGAGCCCAACACTCCGGCCCCCACTCACCTCGCGGCACCGCGCGGCTCCGGCGTGCGCCTGGTCCCTCGTGACCGCATCCGCGTCCTCGCGGCCGACGGGGACTATGTCCGGGTTGTGCACGACTCGGGCGAAGAACTCGTGCGCCGGCGCCTGCGTGATCTCGAGGATGAATTGGACCCGGCCCAATTCCAACGCGTCCACCGCTCGACCATCGTTCGCATCGAAGCCATCGTCGCCGTGCTGCGACCGGGGAGCCGGGAGCCGGCGGTGGAGCTCGACGACGGAACCGTCTGGCGCGTCAGCTCCAGCTA